TTCGCTTTATGGAACTTCTAAAATTAAACTGGAAGTTTTTGAATCCGGTTATTTCTTGAGAGATTTTGATCCTGCAGCGACAACGCAAACAACACAATTGTATTATTCTGATATGAATAATACAATTGATGCGGCAAAAATAGGTGTGCGTCTTAATGATACGATTGCTCCTTATCAAAATGATGATTTTGTTTTCAGTGCTGCTGAAAATGTAGCTACGGCAACAGATGGTACTGTAACACGATCAAAACCAGGAATGAAACTGCAACTGAATAAAGCATATTTTACACAGAAAATAATCAATAGCGCTTCTGGAAATCTTTTAAATAATAGTGTGTTTAAGAATTATTTTCGTGGACTTTATTTTAAAGTAGGGCAGTCGGCAACTGAACCTAATGGTAATAGCTTGTCGATGCTGAATTTTGGTGATGGAAAAATTACAATAACCTATACAGAACTTACCCCATCTACTACAGATGATGAAAATGCGACAGTTGAGAAAACAGTTATTCTTGATTTGAAGGGTAATACGATAAGTTTGTTGGATAATGAATATAATTCAGCTTACCAAAATGCAATTACAAATCCTAATACTTCGCTTGGAGCAGATAGGTTGTATGTAAAAGGTGGTGCCGGATCAACAGCTTTTATCGATTTGTTCAATGGAGCAGATGATGATAACGATGGTGTTTCTAATGAGCTTGCAGACCTGCGAACAAGAGGTTGGTTAATTAACGAAGCCAATCTTGTTTTTTATATTGACAGGACGACCATGGATGCGCAAGCGGGAAATGCTACTGCGGCTAAAGTTTATGAACCCCGAAGAGTCTATCTTTTCGATGCTAAAAACAATAGGCCGTTGCTGGATTATTATTATGATAATTCTACAATTTCGACCGATGCAAAATTGAATAAATATATTTTTGGCGGTATAATGGAAGTGACCTCTGATGGGAAAGGGGAAAAATATAAAATAAGAATTACAGAACATATTAAAGCGTTATTGAAGCTTGATTCTACGAATGTCAGACTGGGTCTTTCTGTAACAGAGAATATAAATACGATTACTAATGCTGCTTTGAAAACACCATTGTCTCTTCCGGGAGGAAGCAGTAATTTTAAATATGTGCCGGTTGGGTCTGTTATCAGTCCTTTGGGGACAGTGTTGTATGGTAATAATACCAGTCCTGCGGATGAGCCTAAAAAACTCAAATTAGAAATTTATTATACTAAACCTAATTAATTAGATATATGTGTGGAATTGTTGGTTATATAGGTCACAGGGAAGCTTATCCTGTTATTATTAAGGGTCTTAAAAGACTGGAGTACAGAGGATATGATAGTGCTGGGATCGTGTTGTATGACGGTGAAAAATTAAAATTATCAAAAACTAAAGGTAAAGTTTCGGATCTTGAAAAAAAATCAGCAGAAGAAATTACTACTAATGGTACTATAGGAATGGGGCATACCCGTTGGGCTACTCATGGAGTGCCAAACGATGTAAATTCTCATCCGCATTACTCTAATTCTGGAGAATTAGTCATTATACATAATGGTATTATAGAGAATTATGAGCCGTTAAAGAAAGAGTTGATTAATAGAGGGTATACCTTTAAATCTGATACTGATACCGAGGTATTGATTAATCTTATTGAAGATGTGCAGAAGAGTCATAACCTAAAATTAGGAAAGGCAGTACAGGTAGCTCTTAATCAGGTCGTGGGTGCGTATGCTATTGTGGTTTTTGACATAAAAAAGCCAAATGAAATTGTTGCTGCCCGTTTGGGTAGTCCATTGGCAATAGGAATCGGTGAAAATGAATATTTCATTGCTTCCGATGCTACTCCTTTTATAGAATATACTTCAAATGCGATCTATCTTGAAGATGAAGAAATGGCAGTAGTCCGTTTGAATAAAGGCATGAAAATACGTAAGATTAAAGATGATTCTTTGGTTGATCCTTATATTCAGCAGTTGCAAATGAATCTGGAGCAGATAGAAAAAGGGGGGTATGATCATTTCATGCTGAAAGAAATCTATGAGCAGCCAAGTGTAATTAAGGATACCTACAGAGGCCGACTTTTGGCTAATGAGGGGATAATCAAAATGGCCGGAATAGAAGATAACCTTGAGAAATTCGTAAATGCGCAGCGTATTGTTATTGTAGCTTGTGGAACGTCATGGCATGCCGGACTGGTAGCAGAGTATATTTTTGAAGAGTTTACCAGAATCCCTGTTGAAGTAGAATATGCTTCTGAATTTCGTTACAGAAACCCTATTATAAATAAAGGGGATGTCATTATTGCTATTTCTCAATCGGGAGAAACAGCAGATACTTTGGCGGCTATTAAATTGGCTAAAGAAAAAGGTGCTTTTGTGTTTGGTGTTTGTAATGTAGTTGGTTCTTCCATTTCAAGAGAAACCCATGCAGGAGCTTACACTCATGCAGGGCCTGAAATTGGTGTGGCTTCTACAAAAGCTTTCACTACTCAGATTACAGTTTTAACATTGATATCATTGCGTATTGCTAAGGCAAAAGGTACATTATCACATTCTGATTATCACAATTATCTTGCGGAACTGGAAACGATTCCTGAAAAAGTTGCTGAGGCATTAAAATGTAATGATGTAGCGAAACAAATCGCGGCTATTTATAAAGATTCTCCAAATTGCCTGTATTTAGGTAGAGGGTATAATTTCCCTGTAGCTTTGGAAGGTGCTTTGAAGCTAAAAGAAATCTCCTATATTCATGCAGAAGGTTATCCTGCTGCGGAAATGAAACACGGACCAATTGCTTTGATCGATGAGCATATGCCGGTTATTGTTATTGCGCCGAGACAAGGGCATTATGATAAAGTAGTAAGTAATATCCAGGAGATTAAATCCAGAAGTGGTAAAATTATTGCCGTGGTGACCAAAGGGGATGTGCAGGTACGTGATCTTGCAGATCATGTGATCGAAATTCCGGATACAGTGGATGCTTTGTCGCCTTTGTTGACGACTATTCCATTACAATTGCTTTCTTACCATATTGCGGTAATGCGGGAATGTAATGTAGATCAGCCACGAAATCTTGCTAAATCAGTTACGGTTGAATAAGTAAAATATAAAGAAAAGTAAAAAGGGCAGAAAATAATTTTTCTGCCCTTTTTTTATTTGTAGTTGTAAAGTAGATGGTGATTGAATCGTTGTTTGCTGGGATGTCGGGGCATGAGGTATATTTAAAAAGGGGGATTAAGGTTGTTCTTTCTCCCAAGAAACCAACAATCCTGTAAAACATCGATAAAAAACATTGAAAAAATTATTAAATTTTCATTTTTTAAACTATTTTTGCACTCTGAAAAATGAGGGTATTTCCCATTGTCATAATAAGCTGTTTAATAAATACATAAGTATGTCTAAAGTAATAGGAAAAGTTGCACAGATCATCGGTCCAGTGGTTGACGTAGTGTTCAATACACAAGATGCCGAACTTCCAAAAATTTATGATTCATTAGAAATCACTAAAAAAGATGGTTCTATATTGGTATTAGAAGTTCAGTCACACATAGGTGAAAACACTGTTCGTACTATATCTATGGATTCTACAGACGGATTAAGCAGAGGTTATGAAGTTGTAGGAACAGGAAATCCAATCAAAATGCCAATCGGTGCAGATGTTTACGGACGTTTGTTCAATGTAATCGGTGATGCGATCGATGGATTGGGTGATTTGCCAAAGACCGGAGAGAATGGAATGTCAATTCACCGTCAGGCACCAAAATTTGAAGAATTATCAACTTCTTCTGAAGTTTTATTTACAGGTATCAAAGTAATTGATTTGATCGAGCCTTATGCAAAAGGGGGGAAAATTGGATTATTCGGTGGTGCTGGTGTAGGTAAAACAGTATTGATTCAGGAGTTGATCAACAATATTGCAAAAGGTCACGGTGGACTTTCTGTATTCGCAGGAGTTGGAGAAAGAACACGTGAAGGAAATGACTTACTTCGTGAGATGTTGGAGTCTGGAATTATAAAATATGGTGATGAATTCATGCACTCTATGGAAAATGGAGGATGGGACTTATCCAAAGTAGATAAATTAGGTATGCGTCAGTCAAAAGCGACTTTCGTATTCGGACAAATGAATGAGCCACCTGGAGCACGTGCACGTGTAGCATTATCAGGATTGACTATTGCGGAATTCTTCCGTGATGGTGCTGGTGAAGCACAAGGGAAAGATGTACTTTTCTTCGTGGATAATATTTTCCGTTTTACTCAGGCAGGTTCTGAAGTATCCGCGTTGTTAGGCCGTATGCCTTCAGCGGTAGGTTACCAACCAACACTGGCTACAGAGATGGGAGCTATGCAAGAGCGTATTACTTCTACAAAAAGAGGTTCTATTACATCAGTACAGGCGGTTTACGTTCCTGCGGATGATTTAACGGATCCAGCACCAGCAACTACATTTGCTCACTTGGATGCTACTACAGTATTATCCCGTAAAATTGCGGAGCTTGGTATTTATCCTGCAGTAGATCCTTTGGATTCTACTTCAAGAATCCTTACGCCACAAATCTTAGGTGCTGATCACTATGATTGTGCACAAAGAGTTAAAGAAATTCTACAAAAATACAAACAATTACAGGATATTATCGCCATCCTTGGTATGGAGGAATTATCTGAAGAAGATAAATTGGCGGTGTCAAGAGCAAGACGTGTACAACGTTTCTTATCTCAGCCTTTCCACGTAGCAGAACAATTTACAGGAATTCCTGGAGTTTTGGTAGATATTAAAGAAACAATAAAAGGATTTAATATGATTATGGATGGTGAATTAGACCACCTTCCTGAAGCAGCTTTTAACCTTAAAGGGACTATTGAAGAGGCTATTGAAACTGGAGAGAAAATGTTGGCGGAAGCTT
The Flavobacterium kingsejongi genome window above contains:
- a CDS encoding DUF4270 domain-containing protein yields the protein MHTVSLAKKVLLFFLVVLFVSCDKDFNSIGADIVGDDHFDSDLYVAQNISAYSKATFPVQSNNLTTNPLGVYDNPVFGKTTASFVTQVQLNSVAPTFAASAVITKVELLVPYFSTLKSTEADGSSIYELDSLYGTSKIKLEVFESGYFLRDFDPAATTQTTQLYYSDMNNTIDAAKIGVRLNDTIAPYQNDDFVFSAAENVATATDGTVTRSKPGMKLQLNKAYFTQKIINSASGNLLNNSVFKNYFRGLYFKVGQSATEPNGNSLSMLNFGDGKITITYTELTPSTTDDENATVEKTVILDLKGNTISLLDNEYNSAYQNAITNPNTSLGADRLYVKGGAGSTAFIDLFNGADDDNDGVSNELADLRTRGWLINEANLVFYIDRTTMDAQAGNATAAKVYEPRRVYLFDAKNNRPLLDYYYDNSTISTDAKLNKYIFGGIMEVTSDGKGEKYKIRITEHIKALLKLDSTNVRLGLSVTENINTITNAALKTPLSLPGGSSNFKYVPVGSVISPLGTVLYGNNTSPADEPKKLKLEIYYTKPN
- the glmS gene encoding glutamine--fructose-6-phosphate transaminase (isomerizing); translated protein: MCGIVGYIGHREAYPVIIKGLKRLEYRGYDSAGIVLYDGEKLKLSKTKGKVSDLEKKSAEEITTNGTIGMGHTRWATHGVPNDVNSHPHYSNSGELVIIHNGIIENYEPLKKELINRGYTFKSDTDTEVLINLIEDVQKSHNLKLGKAVQVALNQVVGAYAIVVFDIKKPNEIVAARLGSPLAIGIGENEYFIASDATPFIEYTSNAIYLEDEEMAVVRLNKGMKIRKIKDDSLVDPYIQQLQMNLEQIEKGGYDHFMLKEIYEQPSVIKDTYRGRLLANEGIIKMAGIEDNLEKFVNAQRIVIVACGTSWHAGLVAEYIFEEFTRIPVEVEYASEFRYRNPIINKGDVIIAISQSGETADTLAAIKLAKEKGAFVFGVCNVVGSSISRETHAGAYTHAGPEIGVASTKAFTTQITVLTLISLRIAKAKGTLSHSDYHNYLAELETIPEKVAEALKCNDVAKQIAAIYKDSPNCLYLGRGYNFPVALEGALKLKEISYIHAEGYPAAEMKHGPIALIDEHMPVIVIAPRQGHYDKVVSNIQEIKSRSGKIIAVVTKGDVQVRDLADHVIEIPDTVDALSPLLTTIPLQLLSYHIAVMRECNVDQPRNLAKSVTVE
- the atpD gene encoding F0F1 ATP synthase subunit beta; its protein translation is MSKVIGKVAQIIGPVVDVVFNTQDAELPKIYDSLEITKKDGSILVLEVQSHIGENTVRTISMDSTDGLSRGYEVVGTGNPIKMPIGADVYGRLFNVIGDAIDGLGDLPKTGENGMSIHRQAPKFEELSTSSEVLFTGIKVIDLIEPYAKGGKIGLFGGAGVGKTVLIQELINNIAKGHGGLSVFAGVGERTREGNDLLREMLESGIIKYGDEFMHSMENGGWDLSKVDKLGMRQSKATFVFGQMNEPPGARARVALSGLTIAEFFRDGAGEAQGKDVLFFVDNIFRFTQAGSEVSALLGRMPSAVGYQPTLATEMGAMQERITSTKRGSITSVQAVYVPADDLTDPAPATTFAHLDATTVLSRKIAELGIYPAVDPLDSTSRILTPQILGADHYDCAQRVKEILQKYKQLQDIIAILGMEELSEEDKLAVSRARRVQRFLSQPFHVAEQFTGIPGVLVDIKETIKGFNMIMDGELDHLPEAAFNLKGTIEEAIETGEKMLAEA